The DNA segment ATCACGGCGCGCGCGGCTTGCAGCATGTGGGTCAGCGGAAAAATCAGCGTCAGGTTCTGCAACAGCGTCGGCGCGCCTTCCAATGAAAACCAGACCCCGGACAGCAAAATCATCGGCAAGGTCAGCAGGTTCAGGATACCCAAGGCCAATTCTTCGCTGCTGGTCCTGCTCGCCATCAACAAGCCGAGGCTGATCAGGGTTACCGAACCGAGTACCGCAATCAGCGCCAACAGCGCAAAAGCACCCTGGACTAAAAAATCGAACAAGGCGTGCATCGCCACAAATTGCAGCACAATCGCCAGCATCAACATCGCCAACCGGCTGGCGACTTGCGCCGACAGGAATTCGAAGGCGTTGACCGGCGAGGCTTTCAAGCGTTTAAGCACGCCGTTTTTACGGTATCTGACGATGGTGAAACCGACGCCGAACAGACTGCTGTGCATGATGTTGATGGCTAGAATGCCGGGCAAAACCCAGTCGAGGTAGCGCACCTGCCGCCCGGAAACCACTTGCTTTTTCCAGGTCGTAGTTTGATCGCCGGCCAATAGGATTTTTTCCAACAGGTAGCCTTGCGCGGCACTGTCGTTGATCCAGTAACCGTCTTCCGAGCCACCCCGGACCACCATATCCAACTGATGGTGCTGCAGTTTGGCTAGCGCCTTATCCAGCTCGGGGTAGTCGATGAACTGCAAATATTGGGTGGTCTTGAATGCGCTGATTTGCGGACTTGCCTCGCCGACCACGCCCACTTTAAACAGCGCGGTATCCTTGTCGTTGAATATCGCCGCGATGCCGACGATCAACACCACCGGAAACACGAAATTCCAGACCCAGGTGGCTTTGTCGCGGATCAATTCGATATTGCGGGCTGTTAGCAATGCCAAAAAATACTTCATCTCAACTTCTCAATGAGTGGCCGGTTAATTTAAGAAACAGGTTTTCCAGATTCGGCGTGGCGACCGTCAAACCTTCCAACGAAATATTCAGCCGAGTCAGTTGGGCGATCGCCGCTTCCACATTGGCGGTGACGAACTCCACCGTTTCGGCGCCGGCACTCACCGCGAACGGCAAGCCTGGAAGCTCCGCCAGCCCGCTGGCCCGCGGCAGACGGATCATTACGCCGTCGAAATGCTCCTGCAACAGGTTCTCCGGCGTGTCCTGGACGATAATCCGGCCTTGATCCATGATGGCGATTTCGTCGCAAAGCTGCTCGGCTTCCTCCATGTAATGCGTGGTCAGGACG comes from the Methylomonas sp. EFPC3 genome and includes:
- a CDS encoding ABC transporter permease: MKYFLALLTARNIELIRDKATWVWNFVFPVVLIVGIAAIFNDKDTALFKVGVVGEASPQISAFKTTQYLQFIDYPELDKALAKLQHHQLDMVVRGGSEDGYWINDSAAQGYLLEKILLAGDQTTTWKKQVVSGRQVRYLDWVLPGILAINIMHSSLFGVGFTIVRYRKNGVLKRLKASPVNAFEFLSAQVASRLAMLMLAIVLQFVAMHALFDFLVQGAFALLALIAVLGSVTLISLGLLMASRTSSEELALGILNLLTLPMILLSGVWFSLEGAPTLLQNLTLIFPLTHMLQAARAVMIDGAGLSDIAPALLTLSAMTLLFLTSAALRFRWVEE